In Desulfomonilia bacterium, a single window of DNA contains:
- a CDS encoding radical SAM protein: MHEPEQLVIRPPSEARSLLVRLTRGCNWNRCLFCGIYDLFGTPYSTRTAEEVKLDIDALAKRHSDRFKTAFLGDANPLDMPAGDLVDILRHLKMRFPNLERVTAYGRASSIWKKTDEELNAIRAAGLDRLHIGMESGSDDVLKLQKKGTSSKQLIEAGRRARAAGFEVSFYLLLGLGGQALSREHIDGSVRVINEAGPDFVRVRRLWVHPASRLNALIESGEFKEQTPEGTVVELREILSGLACSGTYFTCDHANNYIQVHGELMKDKPAMMGVIENFLRLPEAQRKRHYESMPSVI, translated from the coding sequence ATGCACGAACCCGAACAACTGGTAATAAGACCGCCCAGTGAAGCGCGGAGCCTTCTAGTCAGGCTTACGCGAGGCTGCAACTGGAACAGATGCCTCTTCTGCGGCATATATGATCTGTTCGGAACGCCATATTCGACACGGACTGCTGAAGAGGTCAAGCTCGATATAGACGCGCTTGCAAAAAGACATTCAGACCGGTTCAAGACCGCCTTCCTGGGAGACGCCAATCCGCTCGACATGCCTGCCGGAGACCTTGTTGACATACTTAGACATCTGAAGATGAGGTTTCCCAATCTTGAGAGGGTTACCGCCTATGGCAGGGCCTCAAGCATCTGGAAAAAAACCGACGAGGAACTTAATGCAATAAGGGCGGCAGGGCTCGACAGGCTGCACATAGGAATGGAAAGCGGCTCGGATGATGTCCTCAAACTGCAGAAGAAGGGAACGAGTTCGAAGCAGCTGATCGAGGCGGGCCGGCGCGCCAGGGCGGCCGGTTTCGAGGTGAGTTTCTACCTGCTGCTGGGGTTGGGCGGTCAGGCTCTGAGCAGAGAACATATTGACGGTTCGGTCAGGGTGATCAACGAGGCTGGGCCCGATTTCGTGAGGGTGCGCAGACTCTGGGTTCATCCCGCATCGCGCCTGAACGCTCTGATCGAGTCGGGTGAATTCAAAGAGCAGACGCCGGAGGGAACTGTTGTCGAGTTAAGGGAAATTCTTTCCGGACTTGCCTGCAGCGGCACCTATTTCACATGCGATCATGCAAACAATTATATCCAGGTACATGGCGAGCTTATGAAGGACAAACCTGCCATGATGGGTGTTATTGAAAATTTTCTCAGACTGCCGGAAGCTCAAAGAAAACGGCATTACGAGAGCATGCCTTCAGTGATCTGA
- a CDS encoding SDR family NAD(P)-dependent oxidoreductase, whose product MQMDLRGRVALVTGASRGLGHAIALSLGRAGADVVLTDILLENEENDPERLSGYSMLAGHFAKSGDVNTLSGAKQIQDMGSRSRAFKMDVSDYDEVRRVMETVAEEIGTVDILVNNAAVMDNLGKFEEQQPARWQRDLNVNLTGAYNCCKAVWSGMVKKSWGRIINISSVAALMGASLQPSYGATKSGLIGLSKSLAIEAGRHGITVNTVCPGFIATEAVQLYDARMKERIEKKTALKRMGRPEEVAQVVAFLASDAASYITGAVIPVTGGIDMLIL is encoded by the coding sequence ATGCAGATGGATTTGAGAGGAAGGGTGGCTCTGGTGACCGGCGCATCGAGGGGGCTTGGCCATGCCATAGCACTGTCACTGGGCCGGGCCGGTGCAGATGTGGTTCTGACTGACATCCTCCTGGAGAACGAGGAGAATGACCCTGAAAGACTTAGCGGATACAGTATGCTCGCAGGACACTTTGCAAAGTCAGGCGATGTCAATACCCTTTCCGGGGCGAAACAGATCCAGGACATGGGCTCAAGGAGCCGCGCCTTTAAAATGGATGTTTCAGACTATGACGAAGTACGGCGGGTTATGGAAACTGTCGCAGAAGAGATTGGGACAGTGGACATACTAGTCAACAATGCCGCGGTCATGGACAATCTGGGCAAATTCGAAGAGCAGCAGCCTGCGCGCTGGCAGCGGGACCTCAATGTCAACCTCACCGGTGCGTATAATTGCTGCAAGGCGGTCTGGTCGGGCATGGTAAAGAAAAGCTGGGGCCGTATAATCAACATCTCTTCAGTTGCCGCGCTCATGGGGGCTTCACTTCAGCCGTCCTATGGAGCTACCAAGTCAGGGCTTATAGGTTTGAGCAAGTCGCTGGCAATTGAGGCAGGTCGGCATGGGATTACGGTCAATACAGTCTGTCCAGGCTTTATAGCCACAGAGGCGGTTCAACTCTATGACGCCCGGATGAAGGAACGGATCGAGAAAAAAACCGCATTAAAACGTATGGGTCGACCTGAGGAAGTTGCACAAGTTGTTGCCTTCCTGGCCTCGGATGCCGCTTCCTACATCACAGGAGCGGTAATCCCGGTGACAGGCGGTATCGACATGCTCATCCTTTGA
- a CDS encoding uroporphyrinogen decarboxylase family protein, translated as MNARQRIDAVLALQKPDRVPVAPLLDHYAATYSGYTNAEIMTQGDKRITAIIKTATELGPWDMTFLADTANAVLLQMGVAAKIKIPGRDLPENAVHQFEETEFLTPDDYSLLAHKGTVPFLMEVMGRLNPAWKGLRGFMPLVRTLLEYRKHVRMVRARGMEAAVGFIHPGVVYEYFSLGRGITAMSADTFKRKDDILAAGRVWAKGMADMAIMSARFTGVPRVFIGMSRASPDFISRRNFEELVLPDLEYTVNRFVAADITPVLHCDTNWTRFFELFLRFPARKCILELDGKSDIFKAKEMLGRHMCIMGDVPAELLVLGSKEEVMDYCRRLIEEVGKGGGFILSSGCSLPANAKKENVRALYEAAQKWGRY; from the coding sequence ATGAATGCGAGGCAGCGTATTGATGCGGTTCTGGCACTTCAGAAACCTGACCGGGTACCTGTGGCCCCCTTATTGGACCATTATGCCGCGACCTATTCAGGCTATACAAATGCCGAAATAATGACTCAAGGGGATAAACGCATCACGGCGATTATCAAAACCGCTACAGAACTGGGGCCATGGGACATGACATTTCTGGCCGATACAGCCAATGCCGTCCTGCTGCAGATGGGTGTGGCAGCAAAGATAAAGATCCCCGGCCGGGATCTTCCGGAAAACGCGGTTCATCAATTTGAAGAGACAGAGTTCCTTACCCCTGACGATTATTCACTCCTTGCGCACAAAGGAACCGTTCCTTTTCTGATGGAGGTCATGGGAAGGCTGAACCCAGCATGGAAGGGATTGCGGGGTTTTATGCCTCTAGTGAGGACCCTGCTTGAATACCGGAAACATGTCAGGATGGTTCGGGCCAGGGGCATGGAGGCGGCGGTCGGCTTTATCCACCCCGGGGTAGTTTACGAATACTTTTCCCTTGGCCGCGGGATCACTGCCATGAGCGCCGATACCTTCAAACGCAAGGATGACATCCTCGCAGCAGGCAGGGTATGGGCAAAGGGCATGGCGGATATGGCGATCATGTCAGCACGCTTCACGGGAGTCCCCCGTGTCTTCATAGGCATGTCACGTGCATCACCGGATTTCATATCACGCCGTAATTTTGAAGAGCTGGTGCTGCCCGACCTGGAATACACAGTAAACAGGTTTGTTGCTGCAGACATCACCCCGGTCCTGCACTGCGATACGAACTGGACCAGGTTCTTCGAGCTTTTCCTGCGTTTCCCAGCGCGGAAATGCATCCTTGAACTGGACGGTAAATCCGATATATTCAAAGCGAAGGAGATGCTCGGCAGGCATATGTGCATTATGGGCGATGTCCCTGCGGAACTTCTGGTACTTGGTTCAAAGGAAGAGGTCATGGACTATTGTCGAAGACTGATCGAAGAAGTCGGCAAAGGCGGCGGGTTCATCCTTTCGTCCGGATGCTCGCTGCCCGCCAATGCTAAAAAGGAGAATGTCCGCGCACTGTACGAGGCTGCCCAGAAGTGGGGCCGGTATTGA
- a CDS encoding cobalamin-dependent protein (Presence of a B(12) (cobalamin)-binding domain implies dependence on cobalamin itself, in one of its several forms, or in some unusual lineages, dependence on a cobalamin-like analog.) → MAYSNLSELGMALSDLNEDKVEIIIRRSLDAGIAAEDIITGLSDGMTRVGELFRLEEYFLTELIYSGEIFKKAMAILQPFCKISSVNNDSAVVVIGTVQGDIHDLGKNIVASLLECSGFRVVDVGVDVSPQRFVDAVKESGAELLGMSMLLTTAFDAAQETIAAFTKADMRNKVKIMIGGSVTDESVRQHLGADFWGRDATAAVDIARMVYQ, encoded by the coding sequence ATGGCTTATTCCAATCTGAGTGAACTGGGCATGGCTTTGTCAGACTTGAATGAAGACAAGGTGGAGATAATTATACGGAGGTCACTCGATGCAGGGATTGCGGCTGAAGATATTATCACCGGGCTTTCAGACGGTATGACCAGGGTCGGTGAACTTTTTCGGCTGGAGGAATACTTTCTGACAGAACTGATCTATTCCGGGGAGATATTCAAGAAAGCCATGGCCATCCTGCAACCATTCTGCAAAATCTCATCGGTAAATAATGACAGTGCCGTGGTCGTCATTGGCACTGTTCAGGGAGACATCCATGACCTCGGCAAGAACATTGTCGCATCTCTGCTGGAGTGCTCTGGCTTCAGGGTGGTTGATGTAGGTGTTGATGTATCTCCTCAGCGTTTTGTGGATGCCGTGAAAGAATCCGGGGCTGAACTTCTTGGGATGAGCATGTTGCTGACGACAGCTTTTGATGCGGCACAGGAAACCATTGCCGCATTTACGAAGGCTGATATGCGTAATAAGGTGAAGATAATGATCGGCGGAAGTGTGACAGATGAGAGCGTACGGCAGCACCTGGGCGCCGACTTCTGGGGAAGGGACGCTACGGCAGCTGTTGATATCGCCAGGATGGTATACCAATGA
- a CDS encoding MBL fold metallo-hydrolase — protein sequence MKIYFLATGFGSVVKGLFVQGAGLKNIQFPILSVLIERDNDLVLFDTGIGTRIEAEMRPPIYWGNFFFLRCVMRTQFNPRLDALVNQLPQLGFKPSDVKHVIISHLHWDHAGGMRDFPDAHFYVGRREWDFASNLSGASLFKNAFIKEQFCGAGLDIELIETDSHKPFKNFPASCDLFNDGSMVLVDLPGHSPGLMGMYLTLPSGRRFFFSADTFYFPEGLEQRIPKSKIMASLVSEGPEAGASIEQVYRLMCSEPGLEIVGSHDHRIPGRYDLAPDFYY from the coding sequence ATGAAGATATATTTTCTCGCTACAGGTTTCGGAAGTGTGGTCAAAGGTCTTTTCGTGCAGGGCGCGGGTCTTAAGAATATCCAGTTCCCAATCCTCAGCGTTCTTATCGAGCGTGATAATGACCTGGTGCTCTTCGATACCGGGATAGGAACGCGAATCGAAGCCGAGATGCGGCCTCCTATCTATTGGGGCAACTTCTTTTTCCTTCGCTGTGTGATGCGAACACAGTTTAATCCGCGGCTCGACGCTCTGGTGAATCAACTGCCGCAGCTCGGGTTTAAGCCTTCAGATGTAAAACACGTGATCATCTCGCACCTGCACTGGGACCATGCCGGCGGTATGCGCGATTTTCCAGATGCCCACTTTTATGTTGGCCGCAGAGAGTGGGATTTTGCCTCCAACCTCTCGGGGGCCTCTCTGTTCAAGAACGCCTTCATAAAGGAGCAGTTCTGCGGGGCAGGCCTGGATATTGAATTAATCGAAACCGATTCACACAAACCTTTTAAAAACTTTCCTGCATCATGCGACCTCTTCAACGACGGCTCCATGGTGCTGGTGGATCTGCCCGGCCACAGCCCGGGCCTCATGGGCATGTATCTCACCTTGCCGTCCGGCAGGCGGTTCTTTTTCAGCGCCGACACCTTCTATTTTCCAGAGGGGCTGGAACAGAGGATCCCCAAATCAAAAATTATGGCCTCGCTGGTGAGTGAAGGCCCTGAAGCAGGTGCCAGCATCGAACAGGTATACAGACTCATGTGCTCAGAACCCGGTCTGGAGATAGTGGGCAGCCACGACCACAGGATACCGGGCCGATATGATCTGGCACCGGACTTTTACTATTAG
- a CDS encoding SDR family oxidoreductase, whose product MRLKDKVAVITGGGNGIGRAICLAFADEGASVVVADIDDKSAGIVAGEITRKGGHALAVKMDVTNPQEVNKCVAQTIQKFGKVHILVNNAGVEGHRANIWEAGDQDWRRTIEVHLFGNYNCTKAFLPRIMEQGWGRIINMASIQAKQASPQNSSYTAAKHAILGITRTAAHEVAMAGYPQITVNAICPGIVATDLVLGPEGALEQIADQYHMPKEQVIAIAKSKCLQNRFLEVNEIAAMAVFLASNDAQGITGQTVNVCGGAVFH is encoded by the coding sequence ATGAGACTAAAAGATAAAGTGGCAGTTATTACCGGCGGTGGAAACGGCATCGGACGGGCCATATGCCTTGCCTTTGCGGATGAAGGGGCCTCTGTCGTGGTAGCGGATATTGATGATAAATCCGCCGGCATCGTGGCTGGAGAGATTACTAGAAAAGGCGGACATGCCCTTGCGGTTAAGATGGATGTCACGAATCCTCAGGAAGTGAATAAATGTGTTGCGCAGACCATACAGAAATTCGGCAAGGTTCACATCCTCGTTAACAATGCCGGCGTCGAGGGCCATCGAGCCAATATCTGGGAGGCCGGCGATCAGGATTGGCGCAGAACTATCGAGGTGCACCTCTTCGGCAATTATAACTGCACAAAAGCCTTTCTCCCAAGGATCATGGAGCAGGGATGGGGAAGGATAATCAACATGGCCTCCATTCAGGCAAAGCAGGCCAGCCCTCAGAACAGCTCCTATACCGCAGCCAAGCATGCGATACTGGGAATTACTAGGACTGCGGCCCATGAGGTGGCCATGGCCGGATACCCGCAGATAACCGTCAATGCGATCTGTCCCGGCATAGTTGCCACTGATCTGGTTCTGGGGCCGGAAGGGGCTTTGGAACAGATAGCCGATCAGTACCACATGCCCAAGGAACAGGTGATTGCCATTGCAAAGTCCAAGTGTCTTCAGAACCGGTTCCTTGAAGTGAATGAGATTGCAGCCATGGCGGTGTTCCTGGCCTCGAATGATGCGCAGGGTATCACCGGTCAGACCGTCAACGTCTGCGGCGGGGCCGTATTCCATTGA
- a CDS encoding SDR family oxidoreductase yields MINKKSRIFEISGNYNERKQWVLVTGAASGIGRATALLLVQKGFGVYATDMALGELDDLNRINGIETFKLDITDDADVCNAFDFIGAKATGLFALINNAGIFSPGPLMVLPMERFEKQFSVNVFGTQRITKALFPFLLKSRGRIVNMSSVAGYVATPFSGPYASSKHAIEGWSDALRRELMPFDIKVIVMEPALINTPLWDKDSEGRFEQYRDTIFYEVNRRKIEHETSEAKAHGVDPDVVAEAVYMALTMPNPKTRYLVSNNPVLHRLVRFLPDALLDKLVTKEF; encoded by the coding sequence ATGATAAACAAAAAATCCAGGATATTCGAGATATCGGGGAATTACAATGAACGAAAACAATGGGTACTGGTTACCGGAGCGGCTTCGGGTATAGGCAGGGCAACGGCGCTCTTGCTCGTCCAGAAGGGTTTTGGAGTGTATGCAACAGATATGGCGCTGGGAGAATTGGATGACCTGAACCGGATAAACGGCATTGAGACCTTCAAACTCGATATCACCGATGATGCCGATGTCTGCAATGCATTTGACTTTATCGGTGCAAAGGCAACCGGCCTTTTCGCCCTGATAAATAATGCTGGAATCTTCAGCCCGGGGCCCCTGATGGTGCTTCCCATGGAGAGATTTGAGAAACAATTCTCGGTAAACGTATTCGGGACGCAGAGAATCACAAAGGCTCTCTTCCCATTTCTTCTGAAATCACGTGGGAGGATTGTCAATATGTCAAGCGTTGCCGGGTATGTTGCTACGCCTTTTTCCGGTCCTTACGCATCATCCAAACATGCCATCGAAGGATGGTCGGATGCGCTGCGGAGGGAACTCATGCCGTTTGATATCAAGGTGATCGTGATGGAACCGGCCCTGATCAACACGCCATTATGGGATAAGGATTCAGAGGGAAGGTTTGAACAATACAGGGATACGATCTTTTACGAGGTCAACAGACGCAAGATCGAGCATGAGACGTCCGAAGCCAAGGCGCATGGTGTGGATCCAGATGTGGTGGCCGAGGCTGTTTACATGGCCTTGACCATGCCGAATCCCAAGACCCGCTATCTGGTGAGCAACAATCCGGTGCTGCACAGGCTGGTCAGGTTTTTGCCGGATGCACTGCTGGATAAGCTGGTGACGAAGGAATTCTAG
- a CDS encoding DUF2889 domain-containing protein — protein sequence MSRLMKMVDEKANKRTITVATYKAGPGKAVVEGRLVDKRFRENFLLTGEKKPAGEFHDMIVRLLVDAACMMIEDVEVELVKVPRQECSGLNDSLSVIKGVRISKGFTKKVKSLLGGVQSCSHLRELVEAMGPSAIQGMYCIMAENESNLKALAETPQMRRYFADSVVNSCRVWREDGTELKKILGLLDDKQKIQDIRDIGELQ from the coding sequence ATGAGCAGGCTTATGAAGATGGTTGATGAAAAAGCCAACAAAAGGACGATTACGGTAGCGACATACAAGGCTGGTCCAGGCAAGGCAGTAGTTGAGGGCAGGCTGGTGGATAAGCGGTTCAGGGAAAATTTCCTCCTGACCGGGGAGAAAAAACCTGCCGGTGAGTTTCATGACATGATTGTGAGGTTGCTTGTCGATGCAGCCTGCATGATGATTGAAGATGTCGAGGTGGAACTCGTGAAGGTTCCCAGGCAGGAGTGCTCAGGTCTTAATGACAGCCTTTCCGTAATTAAGGGCGTGCGGATATCCAAAGGGTTCACAAAAAAAGTAAAATCTCTTCTGGGAGGGGTCCAGAGCTGTTCCCATCTTCGGGAACTTGTGGAGGCGATGGGGCCGTCCGCAATACAGGGCATGTATTGCATCATGGCGGAAAACGAGTCGAATCTGAAGGCGCTTGCAGAAACCCCTCAGATGAGAAGGTACTTTGCAGATTCTGTTGTCAATTCCTGCCGTGTATGGAGGGAAGACGGTACTGAGCTGAAAAAGATACTGGGTTTGCTCGATGATAAACAAAAAATCCAGGATATTCGAGATATCGGGGAATTACAATGA
- a CDS encoding MBL fold metallo-hydrolase, with product MMGNNRYSAERLKCLNGIPVAVLSIFAMLISSCSGLQDYMQDRLIEHRLANHNRSDALNDAGVIRIILAGTGSPQPNTKSNQPCTLVVIQGKVFVFDTGENAIKAIQGSGVPIRNVTNVFITHWHSDHYFGLGGVIYNSWNEGRDERLSVYGPEGVDEIVNGLADVYRLDVKYRAAHFVPHPELAPSLAIKVEIPEGADSTAVYDKDDVHIDAWRVDHQPVENAVGYLITFRGRKVFISGDTRIVPSYLPAMKDADLVVHEAVNSTIIRKAAAIMRSCGRDSEANQAERILEYHTDTLELAKTAQNLGVKHLALTHITPEADGFLARRNFVRGMKDFYRGNLTLGRDYMVIDIPAG from the coding sequence ATGATGGGAAATAACCGTTATTCAGCAGAAAGACTGAAATGCCTGAACGGGATTCCGGTTGCTGTTCTGTCAATATTTGCAATGTTGATATCCTCGTGCTCAGGCCTGCAGGATTACATGCAGGACAGATTGATCGAGCACAGGCTGGCCAATCACAACAGGAGCGACGCTTTGAATGATGCTGGGGTAATACGGATAATACTTGCAGGAACTGGTTCCCCTCAGCCGAATACTAAGAGCAACCAGCCGTGCACCCTCGTTGTGATTCAGGGCAAGGTCTTTGTCTTCGATACAGGGGAAAACGCCATTAAAGCCATCCAGGGAAGCGGTGTTCCCATACGGAATGTCACGAACGTGTTCATCACCCACTGGCACTCCGATCACTATTTCGGGCTCGGCGGGGTCATTTACAACAGCTGGAACGAGGGCAGAGATGAACGGCTGAGCGTGTACGGACCCGAGGGTGTGGATGAAATCGTCAACGGACTGGCAGATGTGTACCGGCTGGATGTGAAGTACCGGGCCGCCCATTTCGTGCCGCACCCTGAACTCGCTCCGTCACTGGCGATCAAAGTAGAGATCCCCGAGGGTGCCGATTCAACCGCCGTGTACGACAAAGATGATGTGCACATAGATGCATGGCGTGTCGACCATCAGCCGGTGGAAAATGCAGTGGGATACCTTATAACCTTTCGCGGCAGAAAGGTCTTTATCAGCGGTGATACCAGGATTGTTCCCTCTTATCTGCCGGCAATGAAAGACGCTGACCTCGTAGTGCATGAGGCAGTAAACAGCACCATTATCAGGAAGGCCGCAGCCATCATGCGGTCTTGTGGAAGGGACAGCGAAGCCAATCAGGCCGAGCGAATCCTGGAATATCACACGGACACGCTGGAGCTGGCAAAGACAGCGCAAAACCTGGGAGTCAAACACCTGGCGCTCACCCACATCACACCGGAGGCCGATGGTTTTCTGGCGCGCAGAAATTTTGTCAGGGGAATGAAGGATTTTTATCGGGGAAACCTTACTCTTGGAAGGGATTATATGGTTATTGACATACCCGCGGGTTGA
- a CDS encoding amidohydrolase family protein yields the protein MAAKVSKDNYFKIDPECHLVGDMEHVNYFPGVQMWWRAIDNIKRPLLTGAPWELLAPMAEGMEEREMLKDPSPDNIIWAMDRYGVDIACLLPESMMDSTNYTTRWVTNGQMAKIVETNPERFMYQPNVSPIKFKGVQNTIKEMTYWVKERGAKIFKFYPPEDTYMNDPEIWPFYEKAQELGIVLDIHTGFCWVPPGKSKYALPVQLDDVARDFPELKINAFHMGYPYSDDLNMIAMQHPNVYICLSLLIPWSLSAPRKFGKLLGEAMRWVGPDKITWGTDYAGYAVQIRGAVKGFIDFQIPEDLQTQYGYQPITDEDKAKIFGGNLGRLLGIDTTKRRIKT from the coding sequence ATGGCAGCAAAAGTATCCAAGGACAATTATTTCAAGATAGACCCGGAATGCCACCTTGTCGGCGACATGGAGCATGTGAATTATTTCCCGGGGGTGCAGATGTGGTGGCGGGCAATCGACAATATCAAGCGTCCTCTCTTGACCGGTGCGCCATGGGAATTGCTAGCACCGATGGCTGAGGGCATGGAAGAGCGAGAGATGCTAAAAGATCCCAGTCCGGATAACATCATCTGGGCAATGGACAGGTATGGCGTGGACATCGCATGTCTTCTGCCAGAGTCCATGATGGACTCTACCAACTACACGACACGCTGGGTTACAAATGGCCAGATGGCTAAAATCGTGGAGACGAATCCTGAGCGTTTCATGTATCAGCCCAATGTTTCGCCCATCAAGTTCAAGGGTGTGCAGAATACCATCAAGGAAATGACCTACTGGGTCAAGGAACGAGGGGCCAAAATCTTCAAGTTCTATCCGCCGGAAGACACCTACATGAACGACCCCGAGATATGGCCGTTCTATGAAAAGGCGCAGGAACTCGGGATAGTGCTCGATATCCATACCGGATTCTGCTGGGTGCCGCCGGGCAAGAGCAAATATGCCCTGCCGGTGCAGCTCGACGATGTGGCGCGGGATTTCCCGGAACTCAAGATCAATGCCTTCCACATGGGCTACCCATACAGCGACGACCTCAACATGATCGCCATGCAGCACCCCAATGTTTATATCTGCCTGAGCCTGCTGATACCCTGGTCTTTATCGGCGCCGCGCAAATTCGGCAAACTGCTGGGCGAGGCCATGAGGTGGGTCGGCCCTGACAAGATCACATGGGGCACCGACTACGCAGGTTATGCTGTGCAGATCCGGGGCGCCGTCAAGGGGTTCATTGATTTCCAGATACCCGAGGACCTGCAAACTCAGTATGGTTATCAGCCAATCACTGACGAGGATAAGGCCAAAATCTTCGGCGGCAACCTCGGCCGGCTCCTTGGTATCGACACAACAAAGCGGAGGATCAAAACTTAA
- a CDS encoding NADH:flavin oxidoreductase has product MSDRKEFAHVLSKIKIGPVELKNRIALAPMNETMSGVNGEATEQMLAYFAARAKGGAGLVSTGAVMGTRLASEFVWGRNLYLFHPGHLQGLGMLSERIHYFGSKAAIQMTIGFGRQGHSYDHHKLAPAPTAGLPYEIAAEKSPNHCADLYAVIEYSRYFMTGQMTREMTIEEIRSEQKEFAQSCQLAVIAGFDVIEIHAPHGYLEHEFLSPLSNKRTDLYGGEWRNRKRFLLEIAEQIRFACPGVAVGCRISAEEHMQGGLTEEEMIDVAKDLEARGLDYISLSDGAGYEESGHLITDMDRSRHIPEHGEAFKKALKIPVIVASQHDPVKIDKNIADGKYDIQALGRQLFCDPEYPNKLAAGKPKEIVRCSRCNTCLMRCLAGTTPACPNNPNLGREYVMDEYRIGPWQKHESIIPEGMMMAPMPSLDRPWWKNELGYIEKSWRQLQGRTPR; this is encoded by the coding sequence ATGTCTGACAGAAAGGAGTTTGCACACGTATTATCAAAGATAAAAATTGGACCGGTCGAATTGAAAAACAGGATTGCCCTGGCGCCTATGAACGAAACCATGTCCGGGGTCAACGGTGAAGCAACGGAACAGATGCTGGCCTATTTCGCTGCAAGGGCCAAGGGCGGAGCAGGTCTCGTGAGTACAGGGGCTGTCATGGGAACGCGCCTGGCCTCGGAATTCGTGTGGGGCCGCAACCTGTACCTCTTTCACCCCGGACATCTGCAGGGATTGGGAATGTTATCCGAGAGGATCCATTATTTCGGGTCAAAGGCCGCCATCCAGATGACCATCGGTTTCGGCCGGCAGGGACATTCCTATGATCATCATAAACTTGCACCCGCCCCCACCGCAGGGCTGCCCTACGAGATAGCAGCCGAAAAATCACCTAACCACTGCGCGGATCTGTATGCCGTCATTGAATATTCACGCTACTTCATGACAGGGCAAATGACACGCGAGATGACCATAGAGGAGATACGCAGCGAGCAGAAAGAATTCGCACAGAGCTGCCAGCTGGCCGTGATTGCCGGTTTCGATGTGATTGAGATCCATGCCCCGCACGGTTATCTCGAGCATGAGTTTCTATCCCCGCTTTCCAATAAGCGCACTGACCTGTACGGCGGGGAGTGGCGCAATCGTAAGCGCTTCCTGCTGGAAATCGCCGAGCAGATACGTTTTGCCTGCCCGGGCGTTGCGGTCGGATGCCGCATCAGCGCGGAAGAGCACATGCAGGGCGGGCTCACCGAAGAGGAAATGATTGATGTGGCTAAAGACCTGGAGGCCAGGGGTCTGGATTATATAAGCCTGTCAGACGGCGCCGGCTATGAGGAAAGCGGGCACCTCATCACCGACATGGACCGCTCCAGGCATATACCGGAGCATGGTGAGGCCTTCAAGAAGGCGCTCAAGATACCGGTTATCGTGGCCTCACAGCATGATCCGGTCAAGATCGACAAGAACATCGCCGATGGCAAATATGACATACAGGCGCTCGGAAGACAGCTTTTCTGCGACCCTGAATATCCCAACAAGCTCGCTGCAGGGAAACCCAAGGAGATCGTCCGATGCTCGCGCTGCAATACATGCCTCATGCGCTGTCTGGCCGGAACTACGCCGGCCTGTCCAAACAACCCTAACCTCGGACGGGAATACGTCATGGATGAATACAGGATCGGGCCGTGGCAGAAACATGAGTCCATTATCCCAGAGGGCATGATGATGGCGCCAATGCCGTCACTTGATAGGCCCTGGTGGAAAAATGAACTGGGTTATATCGAAAAGAGCTGGCGGCAGCTTCAAGGCCGTACGCCCAGGTAA